In Bacteroidia bacterium, a genomic segment contains:
- a CDS encoding T9SS type A sorting domain-containing protein, translating into MKQLLFIVATLAFLTITAPNLLGQSEKGKALLKGTLSSSPDLELVSRQLYIYPNPATDHFIVKGDFSKYCQDGGECLDVWVISQAGETIVEMTTGVEQNYLYFNTEEWPVGYYYIRIRSRENPEISFSSRFFVEK; encoded by the coding sequence ATGAAGCAGCTTTTATTTATCGTCGCCACACTAGCATTTCTTACGATCACAGCACCCAATCTTTTGGGGCAAAGCGAAAAAGGTAAAGCCCTGTTGAAAGGTACTTTATCCAGTTCACCTGATCTCGAATTGGTATCCCGGCAACTATATATTTATCCAAATCCGGCAACAGACCATTTTATTGTGAAAGGAGATTTTTCCAAGTATTGCCAGGACGGCGGAGAATGTCTCGATGTATGGGTAATATCCCAGGCCGGTGAAACCATTGTAGAAATGACGACCGGGGTAGAGCAAAATTATCTTTACTTTAATACAGAAGAGTGGCCGGTAGGCTACTACTATATCAGAATACGTAGCAGAGAAAATCCGGAAATCAGTTTCTCGTCAAGATTTTTTGTGGAGAAGTAA
- a CDS encoding Hpt domain-containing protein, whose amino-acid sequence MLTTQISWNYLDSTARATIEDLMDGDAEMIADLVDTLILSSPELLKEIENGLQIGNAKQVREAAHALKSSNAQLGALGFSEMCAEMELKGKMEDMANADLLYTKILEEFEKVESALISWKEHLISTSI is encoded by the coding sequence ATGCTGACAACACAAATATCATGGAACTATCTGGATAGCACAGCGCGTGCTACGATAGAAGATCTCATGGATGGTGACGCTGAAATGATCGCCGACCTGGTAGATACATTGATTCTGTCCAGTCCTGAGTTATTGAAAGAAATAGAAAACGGCCTCCAAATAGGAAATGCAAAACAGGTACGGGAAGCCGCACATGCACTCAAGTCCTCAAATGCACAGTTGGGAGCCCTGGGTTTTTCAGAAATGTGTGCAGAAATGGAGTTGAAGGGAAAAATGGAAGATATGGCGAATGCTGATCTGCTATATACAAAAATACTCGAGGAATTTGAGAAGGTAGAGTCAGCTCTTATCTCATGGAAAGAACATCTAATATCAACATCTATATAA
- a CDS encoding LexA family transcriptional regulator — protein MDDSIRQRFGQNLKFLRERAKLTQWALAGKLSDDSGKNVHKSIGSYEQGNAFPLPEMIEAILSHFHVTYEIMTRQELWKISEQNFLDLMNPKVDFKVLTISVDSDNKEKIELVREKASAGYIKGFADTSFIKQLEKFHMPWLPPEYTYRAFEISGDSMPPIQSGSIVLGKYVEDTSSLKKGERYIIISKEGILFKRIYFPAQSKGQQSLLLTSDNPRYEPYELPYEDILEVWQFYAYVALCSDK, from the coding sequence ATGGATGATAGCATCAGACAAAGATTCGGACAAAACCTGAAATTTTTGCGCGAAAGAGCTAAACTTACTCAATGGGCACTTGCAGGGAAACTTTCCGATGACAGTGGTAAAAATGTGCATAAAAGTATTGGCTCTTATGAACAGGGCAACGCCTTTCCACTCCCCGAGATGATTGAGGCTATTCTGTCGCATTTTCATGTTACCTATGAGATCATGACCCGGCAGGAACTCTGGAAAATCAGCGAACAGAATTTCCTGGACTTGATGAACCCCAAAGTAGATTTTAAGGTACTTACCATCTCCGTTGACTCTGATAACAAGGAAAAAATTGAACTTGTCAGAGAAAAAGCTTCTGCCGGATATATCAAAGGATTTGCCGACACCAGTTTTATCAAACAACTGGAAAAATTTCATATGCCCTGGCTTCCACCAGAATATACCTATCGCGCTTTTGAAATCTCCGGAGACTCTATGCCGCCAATCCAGTCTGGCTCTATCGTCCTGGGTAAATATGTGGAAGATACATCCAGTCTTAAAAAGGGCGAACGGTATATCATTATTTCTAAAGAAGGGATTCTTTTCAAACGGATATATTTTCCGGCTCAGTCAAAAGGCCAGCAATCTTTGCTGCTTACTTCTGACAATCCGCGGTATGAACCCTATGAACTTCCCTATGAAGACATCCTGGAAGTATGGCAATTTTACGCTTATGTTGCGCTATGCTCTGATAAATAG
- a CDS encoding AMP-binding protein produces MQDFPWLKNYPDGVDKSINVTDQYSSVMDLVNECLTKYSDLPAYTNMGKTLSFAEVDSLSLRFASYLQGLGLKKGDRIAIQMPNLLQYPVVLFGAIRAGLIVVNTNPLYTARELEHQLKDSGATAIVILANFAHTLEKVVAHTQIKHIIVTQIGDLLGGIKKPLTNFVVKRIKKMVPAFKLPKAVSFSRAIKKGDPQTYQKPSLSLNDVGFLQYTGGTTGISKGAALSHGNIVANTLQICEWIQSSLEFRKEIVITALPLYHIFAFTVNCLFILRMGGMNVLITNPRDMKSFLKDLRAFKFTLFTGVNTLFNGLLNQPDIDKVDFRSLKLAVGGGMAVQKPVNERWKSRTGVPILEGYGLSETSPVLSMNPTNGKDQIGTIGLPMPNTEMAIMNEAGEQLPIGERGEICARGPQVMSGYWQRPDESDQVFFPGGWFRTGDIGIMDENGFFRIVDRKKDMILVSGFNVFPNEVEDVVASHPGVLEVAAIGVPDEKSTEAVKIYVVKKDQNLTKEDLVAFCRENLTGYKIPKHVAFIHELPKSNVGKIIRRELREMEETKQ; encoded by the coding sequence ATGCAAGATTTCCCGTGGCTTAAAAACTATCCTGATGGTGTAGACAAATCGATCAACGTCACAGACCAGTATTCGTCTGTTATGGATTTGGTCAATGAATGCCTGACAAAATACAGTGATTTGCCAGCCTATACCAACATGGGCAAAACCCTGTCTTTTGCAGAAGTTGATTCCCTTTCGCTTAGGTTTGCCTCTTACTTACAGGGGTTGGGATTGAAAAAAGGCGACCGTATCGCAATTCAAATGCCCAATCTGCTTCAATACCCCGTGGTACTTTTTGGCGCCATCCGGGCCGGCCTTATCGTTGTAAATACCAATCCGCTCTATACTGCCCGCGAACTTGAACATCAGCTAAAAGATTCAGGCGCTACCGCAATTGTTATTCTGGCAAATTTTGCCCATACCCTGGAAAAAGTTGTCGCTCATACGCAGATAAAACATATTATCGTCACACAAATTGGCGACCTGCTTGGTGGTATCAAAAAACCACTGACCAACTTTGTCGTGAAGCGGATAAAGAAAATGGTTCCTGCCTTTAAATTGCCGAAGGCTGTCTCTTTTTCCCGGGCAATAAAAAAGGGGGATCCCCAAACTTATCAGAAACCTTCCCTCAGTCTCAATGATGTCGGATTTCTTCAATACACGGGGGGTACAACGGGTATCTCTAAAGGCGCGGCTCTTTCTCATGGCAATATCGTGGCCAATACACTTCAGATTTGCGAGTGGATTCAATCTTCCCTGGAATTTCGCAAAGAAATCGTAATAACCGCCCTACCCCTTTATCACATTTTTGCATTTACCGTCAATTGCCTTTTTATCCTGCGAATGGGAGGAATGAACGTCCTTATCACCAATCCCAGGGATATGAAGTCTTTCCTGAAAGATCTCCGTGCGTTTAAGTTTACCCTGTTTACCGGTGTCAATACCCTTTTCAACGGATTGCTCAATCAGCCTGACATCGATAAAGTCGATTTTCGTTCATTGAAACTAGCCGTAGGCGGTGGAATGGCGGTACAAAAACCTGTAAATGAGCGGTGGAAAAGCCGTACGGGTGTACCTATCCTGGAAGGATATGGGCTCAGTGAGACGTCTCCCGTTCTCTCCATGAATCCAACCAATGGTAAAGACCAGATCGGCACAATCGGTCTGCCAATGCCCAACACCGAAATGGCCATCATGAATGAAGCTGGCGAACAGCTCCCGATCGGTGAAAGAGGCGAAATCTGTGCCCGTGGACCTCAGGTTATGTCTGGTTATTGGCAACGGCCTGATGAATCTGATCAGGTGTTTTTCCCGGGCGGCTGGTTCCGTACCGGTGATATCGGTATCATGGATGAAAATGGATTTTTCCGGATCGTGGACCGCAAAAAAGATATGATTTTGGTTTCCGGATTTAATGTATTCCCCAACGAGGTCGAAGATGTCGTCGCTTCTCACCCCGGTGTACTGGAAGTCGCAGCGATCGGCGTACCTGATGAAAAATCCACAGAAGCTGTGAAAATCTACGTGGTGAAAAAAGACCAGAACCTCACAAAAGAAGATCTGGTCGCATTTTGCAGGGAAAACCTCACCGGTTACAAAATACCCAAACATGTTGCCTTCATCCATGAACTCCCCAAATCAAACGTAGGGAAAATTATCAGAAGAGAACTTCGGGAAATGGAAGAAACAAAACAATAG
- a CDS encoding cysteine synthase family protein gives MTTLTNPPGDILENLDQTGDLVGNTPLLEINHAFLKPGVRIFAKLEWQQLGQSVKARAAYEIIKDAVFSGELGSGKTLLDATSGNTGIAYAAICARMGIPLTICLPMNASPERKRLLRAYGAELILTSPLEGTDGAQEKARELAESFPEKYFYADQYNNDNNWKAHYYGTAKEIYHQTNGGVTHFVAALGTTGTFTGTGRKLREINPGIRLIALQPETALHGLEGWKDLQTARVPGIYDPSVQDEVRHVSTGDAYEWIKKFASTEGILLSPSSAANLAGAIAVANEIDNGVVVTIFPDDASKYQEVIEEIL, from the coding sequence ATGACTACGCTGACAAACCCTCCGGGTGATATCCTCGAAAATCTTGATCAGACCGGTGATTTGGTTGGAAACACGCCTTTACTGGAGATCAACCACGCATTTTTGAAACCGGGGGTTCGCATTTTTGCGAAACTCGAATGGCAGCAATTGGGACAAAGTGTAAAAGCCCGGGCTGCATATGAAATCATTAAAGATGCTGTATTCTCCGGAGAGCTTGGATCTGGAAAGACCCTGTTGGATGCGACCAGTGGAAACACCGGCATAGCCTATGCGGCCATTTGTGCCAGGATGGGCATTCCCCTTACCATCTGTCTTCCGATGAACGCTTCCCCTGAGCGGAAAAGGTTGCTCAGGGCGTATGGCGCAGAGTTGATCCTGACTTCTCCTCTGGAAGGTACGGATGGGGCCCAGGAAAAAGCCAGAGAGCTGGCCGAAAGCTTTCCTGAAAAATATTTTTATGCCGACCAATACAATAACGACAACAATTGGAAAGCCCACTATTACGGGACCGCAAAAGAGATTTATCACCAGACCAATGGCGGTGTTACCCATTTTGTGGCAGCGTTGGGAACTACCGGAACATTTACCGGTACGGGCCGAAAGCTGCGGGAAATAAACCCAGGCATCCGCCTCATTGCCCTTCAGCCCGAGACTGCATTGCATGGGCTCGAAGGATGGAAAGATCTTCAAACTGCCCGTGTTCCCGGGATTTATGATCCTTCTGTGCAGGATGAAGTGCGCCATGTAAGTACCGGAGATGCTTATGAATGGATCAAAAAATTTGCTTCAACTGAAGGCATTCTCCTGAGTCCTTCTTCAGCTGCAAACCTGGCCGGCGCAATAGCAGTAGCCAACGAAATAGACAATGGCGTAGTAGTTACCATATTCCCTGATGATGCCTCTAAATATCAGGAAGTGATTGAAGAAATTTTATAA
- a CDS encoding M67 family metallopeptidase, with product MSNTIEVPSPFQIQLNATALNQLKEHGSAGFPDEICGFLYGKDLEVREITHLKPVINSKEGDQRRRFEISPLDYIQAERFALENGLDLLGVYHTHPNHPAIPSEHDLVQAMPYFSYIILSVREGVPAEIRSWRIDDLSGKFGEEKIHFDTEKAT from the coding sequence ATGAGCAATACGATCGAAGTACCGTCTCCCTTCCAAATACAACTGAATGCAACTGCCTTGAATCAATTAAAAGAACATGGCAGCGCAGGTTTTCCAGATGAAATATGTGGATTTTTATATGGAAAAGATCTGGAAGTCAGGGAAATCACGCATTTGAAGCCCGTTATCAATAGCAAAGAAGGAGATCAGCGCAGAAGGTTTGAAATTTCGCCTTTGGATTATATACAGGCAGAACGTTTTGCCCTGGAGAATGGATTAGATCTACTGGGTGTGTATCATACTCACCCCAACCATCCGGCGATTCCTTCAGAACATGATCTCGTTCAGGCTATGCCCTATTTTTCCTATATCATTCTCTCTGTAAGGGAGGGCGTTCCCGCCGAAATACGCTCCTGGCGAATCGACGACCTCTCGGGAAAATTTGGAGAGGAAAAAATCCATTTCGATACGGAAAAAGCCACATAA
- a CDS encoding MoaD/ThiS family protein: MAKILIPTPLRKFANNQSAIQVSNTTIGGTINELAEKHPDLKKHLLDESGDIRKFIRIYLGDEDIKVLDGSSTPVIESSVISIIPAIAGGMV; encoded by the coding sequence ATGGCTAAAATTCTCATTCCAACCCCTTTGCGCAAATTTGCCAACAACCAGTCTGCCATACAGGTTTCGAATACCACCATTGGCGGCACGATCAATGAGTTGGCAGAAAAACATCCGGATTTGAAAAAACACCTGCTCGACGAAAGTGGAGATATCCGGAAATTTATCAGAATCTATTTGGGAGACGAAGACATCAAAGTATTGGATGGCTCATCAACTCCTGTTATTGAATCCTCTGTCATCAGCATTATTCCTGCCATTGCCGGTGGCATGGTATAA
- the moeB gene encoding molybdopterin-synthase adenylyltransferase MoeB, with the protein MTKTNEVTFSHAEIERYSRHLIIPEFNIAGQRKLKAGKVLVVGGGGLGSPILQYLAAAGVGTIGIVDYDRVDDSNLQRQVLYGLDSVGKLKVDEAKRRIESLNPHITVKTYNTLLTSENALDIIRDYDVVADGTDNFATRYLVNDACVLLGKVNVYGSIFQFEGQVSVFNYTDSSGVTGPNYRDLFPTPPPPGLVPSCAEGGVIGVLPGIIGSMQALEVIKVVSGVGEPLAGRLFLFDALNFSNRILRIHKDENNPLTGKNPTQTELIDYVQFCGAPQIEQEHEENGEVKEITVAELNRYRIEGTDFQLIDVREPHEYEIVNIDGELIPQGEIEDHLEQIHSEKPVVIHCRSGVRSAKVIRMLEEKYGFTNLYNLKGGVLAYAKEINPALPTY; encoded by the coding sequence ATGACAAAAACGAATGAAGTAACTTTCTCACACGCAGAAATAGAGCGATATAGCCGGCACCTCATCATTCCGGAGTTTAATATCGCCGGGCAGCGGAAACTGAAAGCCGGAAAAGTGCTGGTAGTAGGCGGAGGCGGCCTGGGAAGTCCGATTCTTCAGTATCTGGCTGCTGCTGGTGTGGGCACAATTGGCATTGTAGATTATGACCGAGTGGACGATAGTAACCTGCAGCGGCAGGTATTATATGGTCTTGACTCGGTGGGGAAACTCAAAGTGGATGAAGCAAAAAGAAGGATAGAAAGCCTGAATCCGCATATTACGGTCAAGACCTACAACACATTGCTCACATCAGAGAATGCGCTTGATATTATCAGGGACTACGACGTGGTAGCCGACGGCACAGACAACTTTGCCACCCGCTATCTCGTCAATGATGCCTGCGTATTGCTGGGAAAAGTAAATGTGTATGGTTCGATTTTTCAGTTTGAAGGTCAGGTTTCTGTGTTTAACTATACCGATTCATCAGGCGTTACAGGTCCCAATTATCGCGACCTCTTCCCTACCCCACCCCCTCCGGGGTTGGTACCAAGCTGCGCCGAAGGCGGTGTTATTGGCGTTTTGCCTGGAATCATAGGTTCGATGCAGGCATTGGAAGTAATCAAGGTTGTCTCCGGTGTGGGCGAACCGCTGGCGGGCAGATTGTTTTTGTTTGATGCGCTAAATTTTTCTAACCGGATTTTGCGTATTCATAAAGACGAAAACAACCCATTGACCGGCAAAAACCCTACACAGACAGAATTAATTGATTATGTACAATTTTGCGGCGCACCACAGATTGAGCAGGAGCATGAAGAAAATGGCGAAGTGAAAGAAATTACGGTAGCAGAATTGAACCGGTACCGAATAGAGGGAACGGATTTCCAACTGATCGATGTACGGGAGCCACATGAATATGAGATCGTTAATATTGACGGGGAGCTTATCCCCCAGGGTGAGATCGAGGACCACCTGGAACAAATTCATAGTGAAAAACCAGTAGTGATCCATTGCCGGAGCGGAGTAAGAAGTGCAAAGGTTATTCGTATGCTGGAGGAAAAATATGGGTTTACGAATCTATACAATCTGAAAGGCGGCGTACTGGCCTATGCCAAAGAGATCAATCCGGCACTCCCTACCTATTGA
- a CDS encoding phosphoadenylyl-sulfate reductase, with amino-acid sequence MDLKTLCEQYSPYDHRERMRAIFRDFDRVLVTSSFGATSATFLHLLHKVRPDHPVYFIDTKYHFEETIGYKQQLERMLNLDIRAVAPKSNENAYTQMDYTWSHEPDTCCYLNKVMPVEALTAAHDVWVSGMVGASETRRNQPLFQFKGGILRFYPLIDMTEEEAHYYRMAYDLPEHPLEARGYASIGCTHCTRPGAGRAGRWAGFNKTECGLHL; translated from the coding sequence ATGGATCTAAAAACCCTGTGTGAGCAATACTCACCATATGATCATCGGGAACGCATGCGTGCTATTTTCCGTGACTTCGACAGGGTGCTGGTGACATCGTCTTTCGGGGCGACATCAGCCACTTTTTTACATTTACTCCATAAGGTGCGTCCGGATCACCCGGTTTATTTCATTGACACAAAGTACCACTTCGAGGAAACGATTGGTTATAAGCAGCAACTCGAGCGCATGCTGAACCTTGATATCCGTGCGGTGGCACCCAAGTCCAATGAAAACGCATACACACAAATGGACTATACCTGGAGCCATGAACCGGACACTTGTTGTTATCTCAACAAAGTTATGCCGGTGGAAGCTTTAACCGCTGCCCATGATGTATGGGTTTCGGGTATGGTTGGCGCAAGCGAGACGCGACGAAATCAACCGCTGTTTCAATTTAAAGGGGGAATTCTACGGTTTTATCCATTGATTGATATGACTGAAGAGGAAGCGCATTACTACCGTATGGCCTATGATCTTCCCGAACACCCCCTTGAAGCAAGAGGTTACGCGTCCATTGGATGTACCCACTGCACCCGCCCTGGTGCCGGCCGCGCTGGTCGATGGGCAGGTTTCAACAAAACAGAGTGTGGGCTCCATCTGTAA
- a CDS encoding YihY/virulence factor BrkB family protein: protein MKHIKWFIRRLMVKAVLLLQKIKLPGFQGMGLYDVLKFFINGLMDSKFTLLAAAMAYQFFFSFFPTLILVFIILPKFPIDNLESKVAEFIRQYLPEQGISVVDVETIAENYLTGEADFLLIGVSIFLAVWGATRGIIAMMKAFTKNEDVFKKRGFFEMYGTALMIFFILGAVIIFSVLAEIFMEYIQLRLYVGEFLYGAIRSIITLLTTFICISILYYLAPPTQQRWKFISPGAVIAGVLTVTALIGLRYYFANFANFNKLYGSLGAIILLMVWFYYLSMVLLIGFELNAAIDLATYHNEKSKKPIEEMPENTPEIVAIGKSSESDSRH, encoded by the coding sequence TTGAAACATATTAAGTGGTTTATTCGGCGCCTGATGGTAAAAGCCGTACTTCTCCTGCAGAAGATCAAACTCCCGGGATTCCAGGGGATGGGGCTTTATGATGTGTTGAAATTTTTTATCAATGGACTGATGGACAGTAAGTTTACCTTGCTCGCTGCGGCAATGGCTTACCAGTTTTTCTTTTCATTTTTCCCCACGCTGATTCTGGTTTTTATCATTTTGCCCAAATTTCCGATCGATAATCTGGAGAGCAAAGTTGCCGAATTTATTCGCCAGTATTTGCCGGAACAGGGGATCAGTGTTGTAGATGTAGAAACCATTGCGGAAAATTATCTTACCGGAGAAGCAGACTTCTTACTCATCGGTGTGAGTATTTTTCTTGCCGTCTGGGGTGCGACGCGTGGTATTATTGCCATGATGAAAGCCTTTACCAAAAATGAGGACGTATTTAAAAAACGAGGCTTTTTTGAAATGTACGGAACAGCCCTTATGATATTTTTTATCCTCGGAGCTGTGATTATTTTTTCTGTGTTGGCTGAAATTTTTATGGAATATATTCAGCTAAGGCTTTATGTAGGAGAGTTTTTATATGGGGCAATCCGGTCAATTATCACCTTACTTACTACATTCATTTGTATATCTATTCTGTATTATCTTGCACCGCCAACCCAACAGCGGTGGAAATTTATCTCTCCCGGAGCTGTCATTGCCGGGGTGCTGACGGTAACAGCATTAATTGGCCTCCGATATTATTTTGCCAATTTTGCCAATTTCAATAAGTTATACGGAAGTTTGGGGGCAATTATCCTTTTGATGGTGTGGTTCTACTACCTATCGATGGTTTTGTTAATTGGCTTCGAATTGAATGCGGCTATTGACCTGGCGACCTACCACAATGAAAAAAGTAAAAAGCCCATAGAAGAAATGCCTGAAAACACTCCGGAGATTGTCGCAATAGGCAAATCTTCAGAAAGTGATTCCAGGCATTAA
- a CDS encoding thioesterase family protein, with protein sequence MIVHDTYVRVRYAETDQMGYVYYGKYAEYFEVGRVETIRSLGISYRTIEEKGILMPVADLQIKYKNPAFYDSLLRVRTTVPEIPRASFLTRYEIHDENEKLIVTGEVRLAFFDKSRMMPVRVPDFILAAVKNHWIESE encoded by the coding sequence ATGATTGTTCACGATACGTATGTAAGGGTAAGATATGCCGAGACAGACCAGATGGGTTATGTCTATTATGGGAAATATGCGGAGTATTTCGAGGTAGGCAGGGTAGAGACCATTCGCAGTTTGGGCATATCTTATCGTACAATTGAAGAAAAGGGCATTCTTATGCCCGTGGCTGATCTTCAGATCAAATACAAAAATCCGGCATTTTACGATAGCCTCCTGCGGGTGCGTACTACCGTTCCCGAAATTCCCCGTGCAAGTTTTCTTACCCGCTACGAGATTCACGATGAAAATGAAAAATTAATCGTAACCGGAGAAGTAAGACTTGCGTTTTTTGACAAAAGCCGGATGATGCCCGTCCGGGTTCCCGATTTTATTCTCGCAGCAGTCAAAAATCATTGGATCGAATCTGAATGA
- a CDS encoding rhodanese-like domain-containing protein: MDISVKELKNRIDAGTAPVMIDVREPHEWAQQALDNVEKISLGILQFKLPELEYLKDKEVVLICRSGGRSGRATTYMQSVGFQNVRNMTGGMLAWKAEIDPTFDVE, from the coding sequence ATGGACATCTCGGTCAAAGAATTGAAAAACAGAATCGACGCAGGCACTGCACCTGTGATGATTGATGTAAGAGAGCCTCACGAATGGGCTCAGCAGGCACTTGACAACGTCGAAAAAATTTCGCTGGGTATCCTTCAATTTAAACTTCCCGAACTGGAATACCTGAAAGATAAAGAAGTCGTATTAATTTGCCGCTCTGGCGGTCGAAGTGGCCGGGCAACTACCTATATGCAAAGCGTGGGCTTCCAGAATGTGCGCAACATGACCGGTGGTATGCTGGCGTGGAAAGCAGAGATTGATCCGACGTTTGACGTGGAATAA
- the ychF gene encoding redox-regulated ATPase YchF translates to MGFKCGIVGLPNVGKSTLFNSLSSAKAEAANYPFCTIEPNIGIIPVPDDRLTKLTEFVKPKQVVPAVVQIMDIAGLVKGASKGEGLGNQFLGNIRECEAILHVLRCFDDDNIIHVEASVDPVRDKDIIDTELQFKDLELLERKRDRAQKMTKGGNKDALKQVAAIDKYIAHIVQGKNARTLEVTPEEKATVADLGLITDKKVLYVCNVDEKSLPDGNRHVEAVKAAIQDENAEMIVISAFFEEQLMDLGDPEIAREFLESAGLKEPGLNVLIRAAYHLLDLQTYFTAGEKEVRAWTIERGTKAPQAAGVIHTDFERGFIRAEVIHYDDFVHYKSEQAVKEAGKLSIEGKEYVFQDGDVVHFRFNV, encoded by the coding sequence ATGGGATTCAAATGTGGGATTGTGGGACTACCTAATGTGGGAAAATCCACGCTTTTTAACTCTCTCTCCAGCGCGAAAGCAGAAGCTGCCAACTATCCGTTCTGTACCATCGAACCAAATATCGGGATCATTCCCGTTCCGGACGACCGCCTCACAAAACTAACCGAGTTTGTGAAACCCAAACAGGTGGTACCAGCCGTAGTTCAAATCATGGATATCGCGGGGCTTGTCAAAGGCGCCAGCAAAGGGGAGGGGCTTGGCAATCAGTTTCTGGGAAATATCCGCGAGTGCGAGGCAATTCTTCACGTGCTCCGCTGTTTTGATGACGACAATATTATCCATGTCGAAGCTTCCGTTGACCCCGTCCGCGACAAGGATATTATCGATACAGAACTTCAGTTTAAGGATCTTGAACTCCTTGAGCGCAAGCGGGATCGGGCACAAAAAATGACTAAAGGCGGAAACAAAGACGCACTCAAGCAAGTGGCCGCCATTGATAAATATATTGCCCATATCGTACAGGGAAAAAATGCGCGTACGCTGGAAGTTACTCCTGAAGAAAAAGCTACAGTAGCGGACCTGGGCCTGATTACTGACAAAAAAGTCTTATATGTCTGTAATGTGGATGAGAAAAGTTTGCCCGATGGAAACCGCCACGTAGAAGCAGTAAAAGCCGCTATTCAGGATGAAAATGCAGAGATGATTGTTATTTCGGCATTTTTTGAAGAACAATTGATGGACCTGGGCGACCCTGAAATTGCAAGGGAATTTCTCGAATCCGCTGGGTTAAAAGAGCCAGGACTCAACGTCCTGATTCGCGCTGCCTACCATCTTCTGGATCTCCAGACCTATTTCACCGCAGGTGAAAAAGAGGTGCGCGCCTGGACCATAGAAAGAGGAACGAAAGCCCCTCAGGCCGCCGGAGTGATACATACAGATTTTGAACGCGGATTTATCCGTGCTGAGGTGATCCATTATGATGATTTTGTTCATTATAAATCAGAGCAAGCGGTGAAGGAAGCCGGCAAACTCTCCATCGAAGGCAAAGAATATGTATTCCAGGACGGAGATGTTGTTCATTTCCGGTTTAATGTTTAA
- a CDS encoding TetR/AcrR family transcriptional regulator, which produces MTLPHKERRLKDIESLKGKVLQAARDLAVKKGWPEVSIRKIGEIVQYTSPVIYEHFKNKEAILIELEEMGFRDLRNTLLQARTRSALPSVQLEDVSTAFWDWAFYNAELYQVMFNLEGIYCSHTNPNALKDAAAPVVEILKEINLFSGELDELFFHWWAIVHGHITLVMCGQIKGMDNRMRKYMLSAVQRFSKSIS; this is translated from the coding sequence ATGACATTACCACATAAAGAAAGACGGCTCAAAGATATCGAATCGCTCAAAGGGAAAGTCCTTCAGGCTGCCCGGGACCTCGCAGTCAAAAAAGGCTGGCCAGAAGTTTCGATCCGTAAAATCGGGGAAATCGTCCAATATACCTCTCCGGTTATCTACGAACATTTCAAAAACAAAGAAGCGATCCTCATCGAACTGGAAGAAATGGGCTTCCGCGACCTGAGAAATACGCTTCTACAGGCCCGCACCCGCTCCGCTTTGCCCTCTGTCCAACTGGAAGATGTCTCAACAGCGTTTTGGGACTGGGCTTTCTATAATGCGGAACTTTACCAGGTAATGTTTAACCTCGAAGGTATATACTGCTCTCATACCAACCCTAATGCGCTGAAAGATGCAGCCGCTCCCGTTGTCGAAATCCTGAAGGAAATTAATCTCTTCTCCGGTGAACTCGACGAACTGTTTTTCCATTGGTGGGCCATTGTCCACGGACATATTACCCTCGTCATGTGTGGCCAAATTAAAGGCATGGACAACCGTATGCGGAAATATATGCTCAGCGCAGTCCAGCGTTTTTCCAAAAGTATCTCCTGA